One part of the Paramormyrops kingsleyae isolate MSU_618 chromosome 2, PKINGS_0.4, whole genome shotgun sequence genome encodes these proteins:
- the cyb561a3a gene encoding lysosomal membrane ascorbate-dependent ferrireductase CYB561A3, translating into MRSLLFYLSYLLCLCLGILSVVFVSYWNYKWRGGFAWDGSGLQFNWHPVLMVTGLVVLYGNAAVVYRVPLTWRQSKQPWKLLHAGLLFLAFVLSVLGLCAVFDYHNAGSTPNLYSLHSWLGICTTALFTAQWVLGLAAFLLPWSPLAFRKLLKPIHVWMGSIIFFLAIASCISGINEKLFFVLKGNTNQTQPYSKLPPEAVFANSLGILIVAFGLVVYKILSNPDWQRPDLGREEDSFRPLIQEES; encoded by the exons ATGAGATCTCTGCTGTTCTATCTCAGCTACCTGCTTTGCCTGTGCCTTGGAATTCTCTCTGTGGTGTTTGTGTCTTACTGGAACTACAAATGGCGTGGGGGATTTGCCTGGGACGGCTCAGGACTGCAGTTCAACTGGCATCCGGTTCTGATGGTGACCGGCCTCGTGGTGTTGTACGGGAATG CCGCAGTTGTATATCGTGTCCCACTGACCTGGAGGCAAAGCAAACAGCCTTGGAAACTCCTGCATGCCGGCTTGCTGTTCCTTGCCTTTGTCCTGTCTGTCCTGGGTCTTTGTGCAGTCTTTGACTACCACAATGCAGGCTCCACCCCCAACCTATACTCACTGCACAGTTGGCTGGGCATCTGTACCACAGCCCTCTTCACTGCTCAG TGGGTGCTGGGTCTAGCCGCCTTTCTACTCCCATGGTCTCCACTAGCGTTCCGCAAGCTCCTCAAGCCTATACATGTTTGGATGGGCAGCATCATCTTCTTCCTGGCCATTGCATCCTGCATTTCTGGCATTAATGAGAAGCTTTTCTTCGTCCT TAAAGGAAACACCAATCAGACGCAGCCATATTCCAAGCTGCCACCAGAGGCCGTGTTTGCCAACTCACTAGGAATCCTGATTGTAGCCTTTGGATTAGTTGTCTATAAAATACTGTCCA